A region of Pseudomonas cavernicola DNA encodes the following proteins:
- a CDS encoding CaiB/BaiF CoA transferase family protein, whose amino-acid sequence MKGPLASLKILDFSTLLPGPFASLLLADMGAEVLRIESPTRMDLLRVLPPHDGGVSASHAYLNRNKRSIALDLKRPEAVEVVKQLVGDYDIVLEQFRPGVMDKLGVGYEALKAINPKLIYVSITGYGQTGPYKGRAGHDINYLALSGIADQTGRLETGPLPLGIQAADIAGGSFHGVMGLLAAVIQRQQTGEGQYVDVSMTDCVFSLHAMAGAGYLACGEEPKMESQALNGGSFYDYYRTRDGRWLSVGSLEPQFMQQFCAGLGRPDLAAVGLSPKPEEQRSLKREIQLEFEKRDFAEWSERFAALDACVEPLLSLAEALEHPQLKARGLVTDVPRGGNPPQKQIACPIKFSGGLPAPRHIGSPLGAHTEEVLRGLGYAAEQIAELKAAKVIG is encoded by the coding sequence ATGAAAGGCCCGCTGGCTTCACTGAAAATTCTCGATTTCTCCACCCTGCTGCCGGGGCCATTCGCCTCGTTGCTGCTGGCCGATATGGGCGCTGAGGTGCTGCGCATCGAGTCGCCAACGCGGATGGATCTGCTGCGCGTATTGCCGCCCCATGATGGCGGGGTCTCGGCCAGCCATGCCTACCTCAACCGCAATAAGCGCAGCATTGCCCTCGATCTCAAACGGCCCGAAGCGGTCGAGGTGGTTAAGCAGTTGGTGGGCGACTACGACATCGTCCTCGAACAATTCCGCCCGGGGGTGATGGATAAGCTCGGGGTGGGTTATGAGGCGCTCAAGGCCATCAATCCGAAGCTGATCTATGTGTCGATCACCGGCTACGGGCAGACCGGCCCTTACAAGGGCCGCGCCGGGCATGACATCAACTACCTGGCTCTGTCCGGTATCGCCGATCAGACCGGGCGCCTCGAAACGGGGCCATTGCCGTTGGGTATCCAGGCGGCGGACATTGCCGGTGGTTCCTTCCACGGTGTGATGGGCCTGCTGGCTGCGGTCATCCAACGCCAGCAGACCGGGGAAGGGCAGTATGTCGATGTCAGCATGACCGACTGCGTCTTCAGCCTGCATGCGATGGCCGGTGCCGGCTACCTGGCCTGCGGCGAGGAGCCGAAGATGGAGAGCCAGGCACTGAACGGCGGCAGCTTCTATGACTACTACCGCACCCGCGATGGTCGCTGGTTATCGGTCGGCAGCCTGGAGCCGCAGTTTATGCAGCAGTTTTGCGCAGGCCTTGGCCGCCCGGACCTGGCTGCGGTTGGTTTGTCACCGAAGCCCGAAGAGCAGCGCTCGCTCAAACGTGAGATCCAGCTTGAATTCGAGAAGCGGGACTTTGCCGAGTGGAGCGAGCGTTTTGCGGCTCTGGATGCCTGCGTCGAGCCCCTGCTGAGTCTGGCCGAAGCGCTCGAACACCCGCAGTTGAAAGCCCGCGGTCTGGTCACCGACGTGCCGCGTGGCGGTAATCCGCCGCAAAAGCAGATCGCCTGCCCGATCAAGTTCTCGGGCGGCCTGCCAGCGCCACGGCATATCGGTTCGCCGTTGGGGGCACATACCGAAGAAGTGCTGCGCGGCCTGGGTTATGCCGCCGAGCAGATCGCCGAGTTGAAGGCAGCGAAGGTGATTGGCTGA
- a CDS encoding AMP-binding protein — protein sequence MTEQLPLQRLAHWRVTRPDAVWLSQPIDRVWHNLTWRQVDDQARRIAAALQSLGCEPGERVALFSKNCAEWFIADLAIMLAGLVSVPLYPQQSIEATDYVLRHAACKVIFVGKLDDPQKLAAAIPEQLIRIALPYPTLPAQYDWQSLLACHAPLAEAHRQQPDELLSILYTSGTTGQPKGVMLTAGAFAFAAAQAVADMKIGPTDQYFSYLPLSHAAERFLVELESLYAGAPVAFVESLETFAEDLKLVRPTVFFSVPRLWTRFQLGVLEKLPEPKLNRLLRVPLLGKLVARKIRRGLGLDRARILVSGAAPIPHALLDWYQSIGLTLCEGYGMTENFAYGTFNRPGQVRFGSVGRGMPENQVRIADSGEILFKSPSLMAGYYLEPEKTAEALQDGWLHTGDKGEIDAAGYLTITGRIKDIFKTSKGKYVAPAPIEGEIAKNTWVEQVCLIGSGLDQPLALIELAPAAHEAARQLVESDLENTLRELNAQLEPHERISHLLLVSEPWTVDNGCMTPTMKIRRNVLEARFAERVSGLSGDRLLHWEQP from the coding sequence ATGACCGAACAACTGCCGTTGCAACGCTTGGCCCACTGGCGGGTCACGCGACCGGATGCGGTCTGGCTCAGTCAGCCGATCGATCGCGTCTGGCACAACCTGACCTGGCGGCAGGTCGATGATCAGGCCCGGCGTATCGCCGCCGCGTTGCAATCCTTGGGTTGCGAGCCAGGCGAGCGGGTGGCGTTGTTTTCGAAAAACTGCGCCGAGTGGTTTATCGCCGATCTGGCCATCATGCTTGCCGGGCTGGTCAGCGTGCCGCTCTATCCGCAGCAGTCGATCGAGGCTACTGACTATGTGCTGCGGCATGCCGCGTGCAAGGTGATTTTCGTCGGTAAGCTGGATGATCCACAGAAGTTGGCCGCGGCGATTCCCGAACAGCTGATCCGCATCGCCTTGCCGTACCCGACGCTGCCGGCGCAGTACGACTGGCAGAGTTTGCTCGCTTGCCATGCGCCATTGGCTGAGGCGCACCGCCAACAACCGGATGAGCTGCTGAGTATTCTCTACACTTCCGGCACCACGGGCCAACCCAAGGGCGTGATGCTGACTGCGGGTGCCTTCGCCTTCGCTGCTGCTCAGGCTGTGGCGGACATGAAGATCGGGCCGACCGATCAGTATTTCTCCTACCTGCCGTTATCGCATGCCGCCGAACGCTTCCTGGTCGAGCTGGAAAGCCTCTACGCCGGGGCGCCGGTGGCCTTCGTCGAATCCCTCGAAACCTTTGCCGAAGACCTTAAGCTGGTACGGCCGACCGTGTTCTTCTCCGTGCCGCGGCTGTGGACGCGCTTCCAGCTGGGGGTGCTGGAAAAGTTGCCGGAGCCCAAGCTCAACCGCCTGTTGCGCGTTCCTCTGCTCGGGAAACTGGTCGCGCGCAAAATTCGTCGGGGCCTGGGGCTGGATCGCGCGCGGATTCTGGTTTCCGGTGCGGCACCGATTCCACACGCGTTGCTGGACTGGTATCAGAGCATTGGCCTGACCCTCTGCGAGGGTTATGGCATGACCGAAAACTTCGCCTACGGCACCTTTAATCGGCCCGGTCAGGTGCGTTTTGGCTCCGTGGGGCGGGGTATGCCGGAGAATCAGGTACGGATCGCCGACAGCGGTGAAATCCTCTTCAAAAGCCCTTCGCTGATGGCGGGGTATTACCTGGAGCCGGAGAAAACCGCGGAAGCCCTGCAGGACGGTTGGCTGCATACCGGTGACAAGGGCGAAATCGACGCTGCGGGTTATCTGACCATCACCGGGCGGATCAAGGACATCTTCAAGACCAGTAAGGGCAAGTACGTGGCGCCGGCACCGATCGAGGGTGAGATCGCCAAGAACACCTGGGTCGAGCAAGTCTGCCTGATAGGCAGCGGCTTGGATCAACCGCTGGCGCTGATCGAATTGGCGCCGGCAGCCCATGAGGCGGCGCGACAGCTGGTCGAAAGCGATCTGGAAAATACCCTGCGTGAGTTGAATGCCCAACTGGAGCCGCATGAGCGCATCAGTCATCTGCTGTTGGTGAGCGAGCCCTGGACGGTGGACAACGGTTGCATGACGCCGACCATGAAGATTCGGCGCAATGTGCTGGAAGCTCGCTTCGCCGAGCGCGTCAGCGGCTTGTCGGGTGACCGGCTATTACATTGGGAGCAACCGTAA
- a CDS encoding acyl-CoA dehydrogenase family protein codes for MHRIHFETEHAMFRESFRTFLQKEVVPHQEAWEEAGVVSREVWLKAGEMGFLLPWADEEYGGSGLKDFRYEQIMCEELANINEAGFMLPLHSALCGPYIADYGNAEQKARFLPAIIRGESILAVAMTEPGAGSDLAGMRTTAVDKGDHYELNGSKVFISNGLLADVVIVAAKTDPANKHAMGLFLVERGMEGFERGRNLKKLGMKSQDTAELFFNNVKVPKANLLGDAKAGFFYLMNMLAQERLTNACGAVGGAEAALQVTIDYVKERKAFDRPISHFQNTRFKLAEMRTQVDVAQVFVDRCVMDHNQKKLTPEVAAEAKLFTTELLGKVVDEGVQLHGGWGYMWEYPICKMYANARIQRIFAGTSEIMKEIISRGMKL; via the coding sequence ATGCACCGCATTCATTTCGAAACCGAGCACGCCATGTTCCGCGAGTCCTTCCGCACCTTTCTGCAGAAGGAAGTGGTGCCGCACCAGGAGGCCTGGGAGGAGGCCGGGGTGGTGAGTCGCGAGGTCTGGCTCAAGGCCGGGGAGATGGGCTTCCTGTTGCCGTGGGCCGATGAGGAATACGGCGGCAGCGGGCTGAAGGACTTCCGCTACGAGCAGATCATGTGCGAGGAGCTGGCCAACATTAACGAGGCCGGTTTCATGCTGCCGCTGCACTCGGCGCTCTGCGGTCCCTATATCGCCGATTACGGCAATGCTGAGCAAAAGGCCCGTTTCCTGCCGGCAATCATTCGTGGCGAAAGTATCCTCGCAGTGGCGATGACCGAGCCGGGCGCCGGTTCCGACCTGGCCGGGATGCGTACCACGGCAGTCGACAAGGGCGATCATTACGAGCTGAACGGTTCCAAAGTCTTTATCTCCAACGGGCTGTTGGCTGACGTGGTGATAGTCGCGGCCAAGACTGACCCGGCGAACAAACACGCCATGGGCCTGTTTCTGGTCGAGCGCGGGATGGAAGGCTTCGAGCGCGGGCGCAACCTGAAGAAACTCGGCATGAAGAGCCAGGACACCGCCGAGCTGTTCTTCAATAACGTCAAAGTACCGAAGGCTAACCTGCTCGGTGATGCCAAGGCCGGTTTCTTCTACCTGATGAACATGCTCGCCCAGGAACGCCTGACCAACGCCTGTGGCGCGGTCGGCGGGGCTGAAGCGGCGCTGCAAGTGACCATCGACTATGTGAAGGAGCGCAAAGCCTTCGATCGGCCGATTTCGCACTTCCAGAACACCCGTTTCAAGCTGGCGGAAATGCGCACGCAGGTCGATGTGGCGCAAGTTTTCGTCGACCGCTGCGTGATGGACCACAACCAGAAAAAGCTCACCCCGGAAGTCGCCGCCGAGGCCAAGCTGTTCACCACCGAACTGCTAGGCAAAGTCGTCGACGAAGGCGTACAACTGCACGGTGGCTGGGGTTACATGTGGGAGTACCCAATCTGCAAAATGTACGCGAATGCGCGGATTCAGCGGATCTTCGCCGGTACCTCGGAAATCATGAAAGAGATCATCAGCCGTGGGATGAAGCTCTGA
- a CDS encoding dicarboxylate/amino acid:cation symporter: MTRKPFYKVLYVQVLVAIAIGVLLGHFYPDTAVALKPLGDGFVKLIKMIIAPIIFCTVVTGIAGMQSMKAVGKTGGYALLYFEIVSTIALLIGLVVVNVVQPGAGMHIDPASLDTSGIAAYAAAGEKQSTIEFLINVIPGTVVGAFASGDILQVLFFSVLFGYALHRAGDYGRPVFDFIERISQVFFSIIGVIMKVAPLGALGAMAFTIGKYGVGSLVQLGQLMLCFYITCVLFVLLVLGGIARLHGFSILRFIRYIREELLIVLGTSSSETALPRMIDKMQKLGANKSVVGLVIPTGYSFNLDGTSIYLTMAAVFIAQATDTPMDLSHQIALIAVLLIASKGAAGVTGSGFIVLAATLSAVGHLPVAGLALILGIDRFMSEARALTNLVGNGVATIVVAKWCKQLDEDTLQRELAGGGKADLLVDTAREAA; the protein is encoded by the coding sequence ATGACCCGTAAACCGTTCTACAAGGTTCTCTATGTCCAGGTGCTGGTGGCCATCGCCATCGGTGTGCTTCTCGGGCATTTCTATCCGGATACCGCCGTCGCCCTGAAGCCGCTCGGGGATGGTTTCGTCAAACTGATCAAGATGATCATTGCGCCGATCATCTTCTGCACCGTGGTTACCGGTATCGCCGGTATGCAGAGCATGAAAGCGGTCGGTAAGACGGGCGGCTATGCGTTGCTGTATTTCGAAATCGTTTCGACCATTGCGCTGCTGATCGGCCTGGTCGTGGTCAACGTCGTGCAGCCGGGTGCCGGCATGCATATCGATCCAGCATCGCTGGATACGTCTGGCATCGCTGCCTATGCCGCGGCTGGCGAGAAGCAAAGCACTATCGAGTTTCTGATCAACGTCATTCCAGGCACCGTGGTCGGGGCGTTCGCCAGCGGCGACATCCTGCAGGTGCTGTTTTTCTCCGTGCTATTCGGTTACGCCTTGCACCGCGCCGGCGACTACGGCCGTCCGGTGTTCGATTTCATCGAGCGTATCTCGCAAGTGTTTTTCAGCATCATCGGCGTGATCATGAAGGTAGCGCCGCTCGGTGCGTTGGGCGCCATGGCCTTCACCATCGGCAAATATGGTGTGGGTTCGCTGGTTCAGCTCGGTCAGTTGATGCTGTGCTTCTACATCACTTGCGTGCTGTTCGTGCTGCTCGTGCTGGGTGGGATTGCCCGTCTGCATGGCTTCAGCATCCTGCGGTTCATCCGTTACATCCGTGAAGAGCTGCTGATCGTGCTGGGCACTTCGTCTTCCGAAACCGCGCTGCCGCGCATGATCGACAAGATGCAGAAGCTCGGTGCGAACAAGTCGGTGGTGGGTCTGGTGATTCCTACCGGCTACTCCTTCAACCTGGATGGCACCTCGATCTACCTGACCATGGCGGCGGTGTTCATCGCTCAGGCGACCGACACGCCCATGGACCTCTCCCATCAGATCGCGCTGATCGCCGTGCTGCTGATCGCCTCCAAGGGCGCTGCGGGCGTTACGGGTAGTGGCTTTATCGTCCTGGCGGCGACCTTGTCTGCGGTCGGCCATCTGCCGGTGGCGGGGCTGGCGCTGATCCTCGGTATCGACCGCTTCATGTCCGAAGCGCGCGCCTTGACCAACCTGGTTGGCAACGGCGTTGCGACCATCGTGGTCGCCAAGTGGTGCAAGCAGTTGGACGAAGACACCTTGCAGCGCGAGCTGGCCGGTGGCGGTAAAGCCGATCTGCTGGTGGATACTGCTCGCGAAGCGGCTTAA
- a CDS encoding AraC family transcriptional regulator, protein MRERTIASHFVRAALRGAERHGLDCSSILRQLNIQPALLEEPRARIAPEQFARLMQLLWEKLDDEYMGFGSNRSKPGTFAMMCYALIHCHTLEKALARGTLFYSLFPDGPSITLTREGEWARLTLDDSSLWDPDHFLVESLLVIWHRLASWLIGQRIRLEEATFTYPEPEHSAEYDLLFPNPRRFAADSISLRFQARYLSMPLLQDERTLKHFLERSPADLLARPDGGDSLISQIRRLLGRDCSSWPDLEAVAKQLHMSPQTLRRHLREEGSSFQELKDHLRRDLAIYHLGRDNLPIQDIAEQLGFSEPSAFHRAFKKWTGLTPGTYRAQES, encoded by the coding sequence ATGCGCGAGCGCACCATTGCCAGCCATTTCGTCCGTGCCGCCCTGCGTGGCGCCGAGCGGCATGGCCTGGATTGTTCGTCTATCCTGCGGCAACTGAACATCCAGCCGGCCCTGCTGGAGGAGCCGCGCGCGCGCATAGCCCCGGAACAGTTCGCCCGCTTGATGCAGCTGCTTTGGGAGAAGCTGGACGACGAGTACATGGGGTTTGGCAGCAACCGCAGCAAACCCGGCACCTTCGCCATGATGTGTTACGCGCTCATCCACTGCCACACGCTGGAAAAAGCCCTCGCCCGCGGCACCCTGTTCTACAGCCTGTTCCCGGACGGACCGAGCATCACCCTGACCCGCGAAGGCGAATGGGCGCGGCTGACGCTGGACGACTCGAGCCTGTGGGACCCCGATCACTTCCTGGTAGAAAGCCTGCTGGTGATCTGGCACCGCCTCGCCAGTTGGCTGATCGGCCAGCGTATCCGCCTGGAGGAGGCCACCTTCACCTACCCCGAACCTGAGCACAGTGCCGAGTACGACCTGCTCTTCCCCAACCCCCGGCGCTTTGCCGCTGACAGCATCAGCCTGCGCTTTCAGGCCCGTTACCTGAGCATGCCGCTGCTACAGGACGAGCGCACCCTCAAACACTTCCTCGAACGCTCGCCCGCCGATCTGCTCGCCCGCCCGGACGGCGGCGACAGCCTGATCAGCCAGATCCGCCGCCTGCTCGGGCGTGACTGCAGCAGTTGGCCGGATCTGGAGGCGGTGGCCAAACAGCTGCACATGAGCCCGCAAACCCTGCGTCGGCATTTGCGCGAGGAGGGTTCGAGCTTTCAGGAACTGAAGGATCACCTGCGCCGCGACCTGGCGATCTACCACCTGGGTCGCGACAACCTGCCGATTCAGGATATTGCCGAACAGCTCGGTTTCTCCGAGCCCTCGGCCTTTCACCGTGCGTTCAAGAAGTGGACCGGGCTGACACCTGGCACCTATCGCGCGCAAGAGAGCTGA
- a CDS encoding RluA family pseudouridine synthase, which translates to MLVQPPSPAIGRASTLHLPAGAWLTVLDCLCGHFTAISRETWLERMARGRVLDMQGMAIGPQHRYQEGLRIRYFREVADEVVIPFVESVLYADEHLVVADKPHFLPVTPAGEYVEETLLARLSRRFDNPNLVPLHRIDRLTAGLVLFSSNPKSRSRYQGLFLQRQISKRYEAIAPALPAVNFPQVRSTRLAASEPFFLMREVAGTPNSETRIEVCERQGEYWRYALYPITGKKHQLRLHMAALGAGICNDPFYPQLTEQAVDDYARPLKLLAQSLTFADPLSGAERHFESQLSLSW; encoded by the coding sequence ATGCTCGTTCAGCCCCCTTCTCCCGCTATCGGTCGCGCAAGCACCCTGCACTTGCCGGCGGGCGCGTGGCTCACCGTGCTGGATTGCCTGTGCGGACACTTCACAGCGATCAGCCGCGAGACCTGGCTTGAGCGGATGGCGCGTGGCCGCGTGCTGGATATGCAGGGTATGGCCATCGGCCCACAGCACCGCTATCAAGAGGGGCTGCGCATCCGCTATTTCCGCGAGGTGGCTGATGAGGTGGTGATCCCTTTCGTCGAATCCGTGCTGTATGCCGACGAGCATCTGGTGGTGGCGGACAAACCGCACTTCTTGCCGGTCACGCCTGCCGGCGAATACGTGGAAGAGACTCTGCTGGCACGACTCAGCCGGCGGTTCGACAACCCCAATCTGGTGCCATTGCACCGCATAGACCGCCTGACCGCCGGGCTAGTCCTGTTCTCGAGCAACCCGAAAAGTCGCTCCCGGTATCAGGGGTTGTTTCTCCAACGGCAGATCAGCAAACGCTACGAGGCTATTGCCCCGGCGCTGCCCGCCGTGAATTTCCCCCAAGTGCGCAGCACCCGCCTGGCGGCCAGCGAGCCGTTCTTTCTAATGCGGGAAGTCGCCGGCACGCCGAACAGCGAAACCCGGATCGAAGTATGCGAACGCCAAGGCGAATATTGGCGTTATGCCTTGTATCCGATCACGGGGAAAAAGCACCAGCTACGCCTGCACATGGCCGCGCTCGGTGCGGGCATCTGCAATGACCCCTTCTATCCACAGCTGACGGAGCAAGCTGTCGATGACTACGCGCGACCGCTAAAGCTGTTGGCGCAGAGCCTGACGTTTGCCGATCCGCTGAGCGGTGCAGAACGCCACTTCGAGAGCCAGCTCAGCTTGAGTTGGTGA
- a CDS encoding DUF3820 family protein: MNPKDLLLLVTRAMPYGKYKGRLIADLPGHYLNWFAREGFPNGEIGRLLALMQEIDHNGLSSLLVPLRQR; encoded by the coding sequence ATGAACCCTAAAGACCTCCTGCTCCTGGTTACCCGCGCCATGCCCTACGGCAAATATAAAGGTCGCTTGATTGCCGATTTGCCCGGTCATTATCTCAACTGGTTTGCCCGCGAAGGCTTTCCGAACGGCGAGATCGGTCGTCTCTTGGCACTGATGCAGGAGATCGACCATAACGGCCTGTCATCGCTGCTGGTTCCATTGCGACAGCGCTAA
- a CDS encoding saccharopine dehydrogenase family protein has product MTSAKMRVLVLGGLGNFGARICRSLSLDVGLEVIAAGRSVATSDKHTFDQGQTVSTARLDIDSPDLEQQLIKLSPDIVIHCAGPFQSQDYRVAEASCAAGAHYVDISDGRTFVSNFARNLNDKAQAAGVCAISGASSVPGLSSAVVDSLSKRFSRIDEISIAIAPGQQAPRGTATLEAVFSYAGRPFQRLYNGRWSASHGWQDMRAIRFSRLGVRWSAACDVPDLELFPARYPSVKTVEFRAALELRAQHLALWLAAAMRRVGVPLPIERWASQLNSIANHFLDRYGSDCGGMMVRLSGTRLDGTQGACTWHLTAPDRHGPEIPCMAALLVTRKLVKRELNLAGAFACIGLLELDEFEPAFRRWGITTEIEESS; this is encoded by the coding sequence ATGACAAGCGCAAAGATGCGAGTCCTAGTATTGGGTGGACTCGGCAATTTTGGTGCCCGCATCTGCCGAAGTCTTTCGCTGGATGTGGGCCTGGAAGTAATAGCCGCAGGCAGAAGTGTCGCCACTTCAGATAAACACACCTTCGATCAAGGGCAGACTGTTAGCACTGCAAGACTTGATATCGACTCTCCTGACCTTGAACAGCAACTGATCAAGCTAAGCCCCGATATTGTCATTCATTGTGCCGGCCCATTTCAGTCTCAAGACTATCGAGTCGCTGAAGCAAGCTGTGCTGCAGGAGCTCATTACGTCGATATATCGGATGGGCGAACCTTTGTTTCCAATTTCGCTCGTAACCTAAATGATAAAGCCCAGGCCGCCGGAGTCTGCGCCATCTCTGGCGCCAGCAGCGTCCCAGGTCTCTCTTCGGCAGTAGTCGATAGCCTTTCAAAGCGTTTTTCGCGTATCGACGAAATCAGCATCGCTATTGCCCCAGGCCAACAAGCACCCAGAGGTACGGCTACGCTCGAGGCAGTGTTCAGTTACGCCGGCAGACCATTTCAACGCCTATATAACGGGCGCTGGAGCGCATCCCATGGATGGCAGGATATGCGTGCCATTCGGTTCTCTCGGCTAGGTGTACGCTGGTCCGCTGCGTGCGACGTGCCGGATCTTGAGCTCTTTCCCGCTCGCTACCCGTCGGTGAAAACCGTTGAGTTCAGGGCCGCTCTTGAACTGCGAGCCCAGCACCTGGCTCTCTGGCTCGCAGCAGCCATGCGCAGGGTGGGTGTACCGCTGCCCATAGAAAGATGGGCGTCCCAACTCAATTCAATCGCAAACCATTTTCTGGATCGTTATGGAAGTGATTGCGGCGGGATGATGGTCAGGCTATCCGGTACTCGACTCGATGGTACACAGGGAGCCTGTACCTGGCATCTGACCGCTCCCGACAGGCACGGCCCGGAAATTCCCTGCATGGCCGCATTGCTCGTAACCCGCAAGCTTGTGAAAAGAGAGTTGAACCTGGCGGGCGCCTTTGCCTGCATAGGACTGCTCGAACTCGATGAGTTCGAGCCAGCGTTTCGCCGATGGGGGATTACCACAGAAATCGAGGAGTCCAGCTAA
- a CDS encoding SRPBCC family protein → MVQRRLLLRMPASAEAAFEAFHNHAKRLEWDTLLSVAYVEGGGTHPYVGAITTNRGRGWKRHLAMRTRFVNYDPPRIAAAVIQEPVGLFELWAASMRHRDLNDGTSELIYTFNIRLRPRWLGYFLDSIAIKVFEIETRRRFAAMARYLEAKHQLTTT, encoded by the coding sequence ATGGTTCAGCGTCGCCTCTTACTCAGGATGCCCGCCTCAGCTGAGGCAGCCTTCGAGGCATTTCACAATCATGCAAAAAGACTCGAATGGGACACGCTACTATCCGTTGCCTATGTCGAAGGTGGTGGTACTCACCCCTATGTCGGTGCCATTACCACGAACCGTGGCCGTGGCTGGAAACGCCATCTTGCGATGCGAACGCGTTTCGTCAATTACGACCCTCCGCGGATCGCAGCAGCGGTGATTCAGGAGCCTGTTGGTCTATTTGAACTATGGGCGGCCTCGATGCGTCATCGTGATTTGAACGATGGAACATCTGAGCTGATCTACACATTCAATATCAGGCTGCGCCCACGTTGGCTGGGCTACTTCCTCGACTCAATCGCCATCAAGGTGTTTGAAATCGAAACACGACGGCGCTTCGCTGCCATGGCCAGATACCTGGAAGCGAAGCATCAACTCACTACGACCTGA
- the pbpG gene encoding D-alanyl-D-alanine endopeptidase gives MKIHLSIVSLFFLYTGVVLAANTDVRENTVVVRAPSKLELASGSAMVVDLQTDEVLFASNPDVIVPIASISKLMTAMVLLDAKQPLDETISVAISDTKELKGVFSRVRVNSKLSRKEMLLITLMSSENRAAASLAHHYPGGHAAFVAAMNAKAKSLGMNSSHFVEPTGLSTNNVSTARDLTKLLIATKQYPLIGELSTTPGKTVAFRKPNYTLGFRNTNHLVYKANWDIQLTKTGFTDEAGHCLVMRTVMANRPVTFVVLDAFGKYTHFADANRLRKWMETGKSSPVPAVAKSYKKQKNLQLRQTGTAQVAE, from the coding sequence GTGAAAATCCATCTTTCGATAGTCAGTCTGTTCTTTTTATATACCGGCGTTGTATTAGCGGCGAACACTGATGTTCGTGAGAACACTGTAGTTGTCCGGGCCCCGTCCAAGTTGGAACTCGCCTCAGGCAGTGCCATGGTAGTGGATCTGCAAACCGACGAAGTGCTTTTTGCCAGCAACCCGGATGTAATCGTACCCATCGCTTCAATCAGCAAATTGATGACGGCCATGGTGCTGTTGGACGCCAAGCAACCTCTCGATGAAACAATATCCGTTGCTATTAGCGACACTAAGGAGTTGAAAGGCGTTTTTTCCCGCGTGCGAGTCAACAGCAAACTTAGCCGCAAAGAAATGTTATTGATCACACTTATGTCATCGGAGAATCGAGCTGCGGCGAGCTTGGCGCACCATTATCCTGGCGGCCATGCTGCGTTTGTGGCGGCGATGAACGCTAAAGCCAAGTCACTCGGTATGAATAGCTCCCACTTTGTTGAGCCGACAGGCCTTTCCACCAACAATGTCTCCACCGCCAGAGACTTGACCAAACTATTGATTGCTACGAAACAATACCCATTGATCGGCGAGCTGAGCACCACTCCAGGTAAAACTGTTGCATTCCGTAAGCCTAATTACACACTTGGTTTTCGCAATACCAACCATTTGGTCTACAAGGCCAATTGGGATATTCAGCTGACCAAGACTGGTTTTACAGATGAGGCTGGCCATTGTTTGGTAATGCGCACTGTAATGGCGAACCGCCCAGTGACATTTGTTGTGCTGGATGCATTTGGGAAGTACACCCATTTTGCCGACGCCAATCGCCTGCGCAAGTGGATGGAAACCGGTAAAAGTAGCCCGGTTCCGGCAGTGGCTAAGAGCTACAAAAAACAAAAGAATCTGCAACTTCGCCAAACCGGAACGGCACAAGTGGCGGAGTAG